In the genome of Anabas testudineus chromosome 4, fAnaTes1.2, whole genome shotgun sequence, one region contains:
- the cbr4 gene encoding carbonyl reductase family member 4 yields MSRLAVVCGGSRGIGRAVSRLLAERGCRLAVVSRNEDAAQVAVASLHGADHVAFSCDVSKEQEVQKTFDSIQKTCGNISYLVNAAGINKDALLLRTKPEEMVALLHINLLGTMLTCRAALRSMLHIQGAAIVNIGSVVGLKGNAGQCVYSASKAGLEGFTRSLAKEVASRDIRVNLLAPGFIRTDMTSGLNEENEVRSVPLGRFGEPEEVAKAALFLLESSYITGQVLVVDGGLQLAM; encoded by the exons ATGTCCAGGTTGGCCGTGGTCTGTGGGGGTTCCAGGGGCATAGGGAGGGCCGTGTCCCGCCTGCTGGCGGAGAGAGGCTGCAGGTTGGCTGTTGTCTCCAGGAATGAAGATGCTGCCCAGGTTGCTGTGGCATCTCTACATGGAG CCGACCATGTGGCTTTTAGTTGTGACGTCTCCAAGGAGCAGGAGGTGCAGAAAACCTTTGACAGCATCCAGAAAACCTGCGGAAACATCTCTTATCTTGTGAATGCAGCTGGCATCAACAA GGATGCTCTGTTACTGAGGACCAAGCCAGAGGAGATGGTGGCTCTGCTTCACATCAACCTGCTGGGCACCATGCTCACCTGCAGGGCAGCACTGCGCAGCATGTTGCACATCCAGGGAGCAGCCATTGTTAATATAG GCTCTGTTGTGGGTCTGAAAGGGAATGCTGggcagtgtgtgtacagtgccAGTAAAGCCGGTCTGGAGGGCTTCACACGCTCACTGGCTAAAGAAGTTGCTTCACGAGACATCAGGGTTAACCTCCTGGCTCCGG GTTTCATCCGCACTGACATGACATCAGGGCTAAACGAGGAGAATGAGGTGCGTTCTGTTCCACTGGGGAGATTCGGCGAGCCGGAGGAGGTAGCCAAGGCTGCCCTCTTCCTTTTGGAGTCTTCCTATATAACAGGACAGGTGCTGGTGGTGGATGGAGGGCTGCAGCTGGCCATGTAG